In Candidatus Palauibacter polyketidifaciens, a single genomic region encodes these proteins:
- a CDS encoding SDR family NAD(P)-dependent oxidoreductase has translation MTAMFSLKGRTAAIVGGGSGIGEAVAIGCAEAGAYVSCLDIDADAAARTAAAIREAGGEADSARLDILDGPAVTAAFEAITAARGSLDVVVCTPGVNVRKPLLDYTDEEIDRVLGLNLKGGAHVIQAAGRIMTAQESGSIILFSSIRSVVVEPGQSMYAATKAGIVQMVRTAAAELGPGGVRVNAVAPGVIDTPLTVPIKDNPGWYGAYAARNILNRWGSAAEMAGPTVFLASDAASYVTGTVLFADGGWTAIDGRYTPPSG, from the coding sequence ATGACCGCGATGTTCAGCCTGAAGGGACGCACCGCTGCGATCGTCGGAGGCGGTTCCGGCATCGGCGAAGCCGTCGCGATCGGGTGTGCGGAGGCCGGCGCGTACGTGTCCTGCCTCGATATCGACGCGGACGCCGCGGCCCGCACCGCGGCCGCCATCCGGGAGGCGGGGGGCGAGGCCGACTCCGCCCGCCTGGACATCCTGGATGGCCCCGCCGTCACCGCCGCGTTCGAGGCCATCACGGCGGCCCGCGGGTCCCTCGACGTCGTCGTCTGCACCCCCGGCGTGAACGTGCGCAAGCCGCTCCTCGACTACACCGACGAGGAGATCGACCGCGTGCTGGGCCTCAACCTCAAGGGGGGCGCTCACGTCATCCAGGCTGCGGGGCGGATCATGACCGCGCAGGAATCGGGTTCCATCATCCTCTTCAGTTCGATCCGCTCGGTGGTCGTCGAGCCGGGGCAGAGCATGTACGCCGCCACCAAGGCGGGAATCGTGCAGATGGTGCGCACCGCCGCGGCCGAACTCGGGCCCGGCGGGGTGCGGGTGAACGCGGTCGCGCCGGGCGTCATCGACACGCCGCTCACGGTCCCGATCAAGGACAACCCGGGCTGGTACGGCGCCTACGCCGCGCGCAACATCCTCAACCGCTGGGGCAGCGCCGCGGAGATGGCCGGCCCGACCGTCTTCCTCGCCTCTGACGCCGCCAGCTACGTCACCGGCACCGTCCTGTTCGCCGACGGCGGCTGGACCGCCATCGACGGGAGATACACGCCGCCCTCCGGCTGA
- a CDS encoding acetylornithine deacetylase/succinyl-diaminopimelate desuccinylase family protein, with amino-acid sequence MHHADPPTDLRREDRILAEVEAAVDEIVAFTAEMIRIPTVNPPGECYGECADLIGRRLETIGLAVEYVAAEGRPEHTAEYPRVNVVGRGAAPPGGPRLHLNGHFDVVPPGDGWTVDPFAGAVRDGRLYGRGASDMKSGIAAAVFAVEALRRAGVELAGAVDISATVDEESGGFAGVAHLCKAGIISSDDTRYAIIPEPFGPARVCLGHRGVYWFDVIAHGHAAHGSMSHLGRSAIDDMGALLEAFRTRLAPELATRLSALPVVPEPSRRPSLNVNAVTGGQAGGGATQSPCVADRCTATFDRRFIPEESFEEVRAEIERLVASVEGDDPGRRFTIEERMVVHPTSAPPGSPLVAALSRAVETVVGHPAALVASPGTYDQKHFARIAGIDHCVAYGPGPLEEAHQPDESCAVDDLVACTQALALTTLELLGPA; translated from the coding sequence ATGCACCACGCAGACCCGCCGACCGACCTTCGCCGGGAGGACCGCATCCTCGCCGAGGTGGAGGCCGCGGTCGACGAGATCGTGGCCTTCACGGCGGAGATGATCCGGATCCCCACGGTGAATCCGCCCGGGGAGTGTTACGGGGAGTGCGCCGACCTGATCGGCCGGCGGCTGGAGACGATTGGGCTGGCGGTCGAATACGTGGCGGCGGAGGGGCGCCCCGAGCATACCGCCGAATATCCGCGGGTGAATGTGGTGGGACGGGGCGCGGCCCCTCCGGGAGGCCCGCGGCTCCACCTTAACGGCCACTTCGATGTGGTTCCCCCGGGCGACGGGTGGACGGTCGACCCGTTCGCGGGCGCGGTGCGCGACGGGCGCCTCTACGGGAGGGGCGCGTCGGACATGAAGTCCGGGATCGCCGCCGCGGTGTTCGCGGTCGAGGCGCTGCGGCGGGCGGGGGTCGAACTCGCCGGGGCCGTGGACATCAGCGCCACCGTCGACGAGGAGAGCGGCGGCTTCGCCGGGGTCGCGCACCTGTGCAAAGCGGGGATCATCTCGAGCGACGACACCCGGTACGCGATCATCCCCGAGCCGTTCGGACCCGCGCGCGTGTGCCTAGGGCACCGGGGCGTCTACTGGTTCGACGTCATCGCCCACGGCCACGCGGCGCACGGCAGCATGAGCCACCTCGGCCGTAGCGCCATCGACGACATGGGCGCCCTCCTGGAAGCCTTCCGAACCCGGCTCGCTCCCGAACTGGCGACGCGCCTGTCCGCGCTGCCCGTCGTGCCCGAACCCTCCCGGCGCCCCTCGCTGAACGTCAACGCGGTCACCGGGGGCCAGGCCGGCGGGGGGGCGACCCAATCGCCGTGCGTGGCCGACCGCTGCACGGCGACCTTCGACCGCCGTTTCATCCCCGAGGAATCCTTCGAGGAGGTGCGCGCCGAGATCGAGCGCCTCGTCGCGTCGGTGGAGGGCGACGACCCGGGGCGCCGTTTCACGATCGAGGAGCGCATGGTCGTGCATCCGACCTCCGCACCGCCCGGCTCACCGCTCGTGGCCGCGCTGTCCCGCGCGGTGGAGACGGTCGTCGGCCACCCCGCGGCACTCGTGGCGAGCCCCGGCACCTACGACCAGAAGCACTTCGCCCGCATCGCCGGCATCGACCACTGCGTCGCCTACGGCCCCGGCCCCCTCGAGGAGGCGCACCAACCGGACGAGTCGTGCGCGGTGGACGACCTCGTGGCGTGCACGCAGGCCCTCGCACTCACCACCCTCGAACTGCTCGGCCCAGCCTAG
- a CDS encoding DUF3667 domain-containing protein, with protein sequence MTPAGVRTCPNCGRDRPESFCAHCGQSDRDYARALRSVAGEFVRETFEVDSRLFRTLKLLMFRPGSLTREFSRNRRAGFVSPVRLYIFASFVFFLLLSLLGDIGEASANLTDESVDRSLTAEDRADAEDQADAAAQPPTEEQLAAFRAGLPPEQQRKADDILARSDGNSRQLLLTLAQAGNLEERHWTLRFFVLSMIDIVHDPSLIPRRFLANMPIAMFCLLPFLGLILAVFHFRKKRFYVEHLVFAIHVQTFTFLVYSVALLLPESGPGLWVRLSCLLVPYPYFVIALRRYYDNGWILSVVKSVGVYVLYSMALIPASLLSILVTG encoded by the coding sequence GTGACTCCCGCCGGCGTGCGCACCTGCCCGAACTGCGGGCGCGACCGGCCGGAGAGCTTCTGCGCGCACTGCGGGCAGAGCGACCGGGACTACGCCCGCGCCCTCCGCTCCGTGGCCGGCGAGTTCGTGCGCGAGACGTTCGAAGTGGATTCCCGCCTCTTCCGCACGCTGAAGCTGCTCATGTTCCGCCCCGGAAGCCTCACCAGGGAGTTCTCCCGCAACCGCCGCGCCGGCTTCGTGTCGCCGGTTCGGCTCTACATCTTCGCCAGCTTCGTCTTCTTCCTCCTGCTGTCGCTGCTGGGGGACATCGGCGAGGCGAGCGCGAACCTGACCGACGAGAGTGTCGACCGCAGCCTGACCGCGGAGGACCGGGCAGACGCGGAGGACCAGGCGGACGCCGCCGCCCAGCCCCCGACGGAAGAGCAGCTCGCGGCCTTCAGGGCGGGGCTACCGCCGGAGCAACAGAGGAAGGCCGACGACATTCTCGCCCGGTCGGACGGCAATTCCCGGCAGCTTCTTCTCACCCTGGCCCAAGCGGGGAACCTCGAGGAGCGGCACTGGACCCTGAGGTTCTTCGTGCTGTCGATGATCGACATCGTTCACGATCCCTCGCTCATACCCCGGCGTTTCCTCGCGAACATGCCGATCGCGATGTTCTGCCTGCTTCCGTTCCTCGGGCTGATCCTCGCCGTCTTCCATTTTCGGAAGAAGCGCTTCTACGTAGAGCACCTGGTTTTTGCCATCCATGTCCAGACGTTCACGTTTCTCGTCTACTCGGTCGCGCTTCTGCTCCCCGAATCGGGGCCGGGCCTCTGGGTCCGCCTGAGCTGTCTGCTGGTTCCGTACCCCTACTTCGTCATTGCCCTCCGACGCTACTACGACAACGGCTGGATCCTGTCGGTGGTGAAGTCGGTCGGGGTCTACGTGCTCTACTCGATGGCGCTGATCCCCGCGTCCCTTCTCTCCATCCTCGTGACCGGCTAG
- a CDS encoding YqiA/YcfP family alpha/beta fold hydrolase, translating to PDGSGGERLTRGAETGIVHRLTRVTDDDGPGIDPDSRPYLSLHNDGTEQRGYARFAGGWANASDGDRAETLILEEARLAGLTRADSVDVLLYRSERFDDPPDYFVAGPDLADPAQVTRINPFIDEVAWGRAELVDFTSESGRDLQFVLLLPANYEEGRAVPTIVYTYEILTPQMHFFRVPSERDHYNYTAWNQHGYAVLLPDIVYRARDPGVSALESVRAAVAKAVEMGVTDPDAVGLIGHSWGGYQATFLPTRTDIFAASVAGAPLTDFVSFMGQLHWNPGIAEVSHWETGQARMGVPFWEDPEAHRRNSPIHEVQNMETPLLMAFGDEDGVVDWDQGTEFFNFARRAEKQMVLLVYEGEDHGFREEANQKDYHRRILEWFGHYLKGEPAPAWITEGVALDALEEEKKRVAGKP from the coding sequence GCCCGACGGCTCCGGAGGCGAGCGGCTGACGCGCGGCGCGGAGACGGGGATCGTCCACCGGCTGACCCGCGTCACCGACGACGACGGGCCCGGCATCGACCCGGACTCACGTCCCTACCTGTCCCTCCACAACGACGGGACGGAGCAGCGCGGCTACGCCCGCTTCGCCGGCGGCTGGGCCAACGCGAGCGACGGAGATCGGGCCGAGACCCTGATCCTGGAGGAAGCGCGCCTGGCCGGACTCACCCGCGCCGACAGCGTAGACGTCCTGCTCTACCGCTCCGAGCGCTTCGACGACCCGCCGGACTACTTCGTCGCGGGTCCGGACCTCGCCGACCCCGCCCAGGTGACGCGGATCAACCCCTTCATCGACGAGGTGGCGTGGGGCCGGGCGGAACTCGTCGACTTCACGAGCGAGTCGGGCCGCGACCTCCAGTTCGTCCTCCTCCTGCCCGCGAACTACGAGGAGGGTCGCGCCGTGCCCACGATCGTGTACACGTACGAGATCCTCACGCCGCAGATGCACTTCTTCCGCGTCCCCAGCGAGCGGGACCACTACAACTACACGGCCTGGAATCAGCACGGGTACGCGGTGCTGCTGCCCGACATCGTGTACCGGGCGCGGGATCCGGGCGTGAGCGCGCTGGAGTCCGTGCGCGCGGCGGTGGCCAAGGCGGTCGAGATGGGGGTGACGGACCCGGACGCGGTCGGCCTCATCGGGCACTCGTGGGGCGGCTACCAGGCGACCTTCCTACCCACGCGGACCGACATCTTCGCGGCGTCCGTGGCGGGGGCGCCGCTCACCGACTTCGTCAGCTTCATGGGCCAGTTGCACTGGAACCCGGGCATCGCCGAGGTGAGCCACTGGGAGACCGGCCAGGCCCGCATGGGGGTGCCGTTCTGGGAGGACCCCGAGGCGCACCGGCGGAATTCGCCCATCCACGAGGTGCAGAACATGGAGACGCCGCTGCTGATGGCGTTCGGCGACGAGGACGGCGTGGTGGACTGGGACCAGGGGACCGAGTTCTTCAACTTCGCCCGCCGCGCCGAGAAACAGATGGTGCTCCTGGTCTATGAGGGGGAGGACCACGGATTCCGCGAGGAGGCGAATCAGAAGGACTACCACCGGCGCATCCTCGAGTGGTTCGGGCACTACCTGAAGGGCGAGCCCGCCCCCGCGTGGATCACGGAAGGGGTGGCGCTCGACGCGCTGGAGGAGGAGAAGAAGCGCGTGGCCGGGAAACCGTGA